A genomic segment from Thermostichus lividus PCC 6715 encodes:
- a CDS encoding glycosyltransferase family 4 protein — protein MLYHLIAFIAAIAVVLLVTPVVNELGHKTGFVDRPNERKIHTRPMVRLGGISIFLGNLVALLLVWNAGGFGVMPQPAEYEIWGVTLGGVAFFLIGLADDLLTLPALLRLVLQFVVAGIVWAVGVKIRIITVPFFGIIDLGWLSLPLTTLWLVGIANAINFIDGVDGLAAGVSGIAASLMLFVCMLLGEPEAGLIAAALAGGALGFLRYNFNPAKIFMGDGGAYFMGFTLAGIGVIGLVKAYTAAAILLPLLILAVPIVDTSTVVVNRLRQGQSPFAPDKGHLHHRLLRAGLSQRLTVLFIYCLTFWVGSVAMALAGLPGGWGYAVAASLLMGFATWYVWQRIGTSEND, from the coding sequence ATGCTTTACCACCTCATTGCGTTTATTGCTGCCATTGCCGTTGTCTTACTGGTGACCCCTGTTGTCAACGAACTGGGTCATAAGACTGGGTTTGTGGATCGCCCCAACGAGCGGAAAATTCACACCCGCCCCATGGTGCGCCTTGGCGGCATCTCTATTTTTTTAGGCAATCTGGTCGCCTTGCTCCTTGTCTGGAATGCCGGTGGTTTCGGGGTGATGCCCCAGCCTGCGGAGTACGAAATTTGGGGAGTTACCCTTGGTGGTGTGGCCTTTTTCCTGATTGGCCTCGCGGATGATCTACTCACATTACCTGCCCTGCTGCGCCTAGTGCTTCAGTTTGTTGTGGCCGGCATTGTCTGGGCCGTTGGGGTCAAAATTCGGATCATCACCGTCCCCTTTTTCGGCATTATCGACCTAGGCTGGTTGAGCCTACCCCTCACTACCCTATGGCTGGTGGGCATTGCCAATGCCATTAACTTTATTGATGGAGTTGATGGCTTGGCCGCTGGTGTGTCCGGTATTGCTGCCTCCTTGATGCTTTTTGTCTGTATGCTCCTTGGGGAACCAGAAGCGGGGTTGATTGCCGCCGCCTTGGCCGGCGGTGCCCTTGGCTTTTTGCGCTACAACTTCAATCCCGCAAAAATTTTCATGGGGGATGGCGGTGCCTACTTTATGGGCTTTACCTTGGCCGGGATTGGGGTGATTGGCTTGGTCAAAGCCTATACCGCTGCAGCTATTTTATTGCCCTTGTTGATTCTGGCTGTGCCCATTGTTGATACCTCGACGGTGGTGGTCAACCGCTTGCGCCAAGGTCAGTCTCCCTTTGCCCCGGATAAAGGGCATCTCCACCATCGCCTGCTCAGAGCAGGACTGTCCCAGCGGTTAACAGTTCTCTTTATCTATTGCCTAACGTTTTGGGTAGGCAGTGTGGCCATGGCACTGGCGGGGCTGCCGGGGGGCTGGGGCTATGCGGTGGCAGCATCATTGCTAATGGGGTTTGCCACTTGGTATGTCTGGCAGCGGATCGGCACCAGCGAGAACGATTAA
- a CDS encoding PAS domain S-box protein has translation MNGSDPFLAQILERLPHPVLAGDRKGVVLFANAAAESLVGHLACSMVGTPLDTLLGIPFQVSQERIRNVLQTQRAEQWNCYDPTDQRWWQANLTPDPTGFTLILTDITEHQRSRILQQAQVSELEKWWQRFRTLTNLGQHLFWECSGDRCQWSGNSERVLGYALSDLPLTLQGWQHLIYPEDRATFADAISLSQRQAACFVLEYRIKHARGHYVWVCDRREFNPDLGGLTAVGLISDINEAKEQELRLRESEQRYRNLVDHLPAILYRCANDEHWTMEYLSPTFSKLAGYPHTELIGNRIRSYASITHPEDGDRVNRIIHEGLASGQPFDVGYRILHADGSIRWVHEYGQGVYDAAGQVIALEGILVDETERIAAEHALQQSEYRWRAVFENAQVGIVLTSPAEGYRLTYCNPAFCQFVGYSAAELAQLTAHNLTFAEDWPEEATLIEECQLGLRNTYQIIKRYRHKRGHTLWGNLTLSCVRDPQGAPQILIALIADITTERQLLLSLEQQQNRYQQLVDNCPVLIVTLTREKTLLTTNWAGLDVLATAQVTPGMHYAALLHPQESLQRVNALIERVSQGETLSGEELLFRGKDEQPRYMLSHLFPLMDDEEQLMGCVLVSTDISDRKRVLAELDEREAQYRSVFESVAEGLAIYDPHAEHMIEVNTALCKMHGYSREEMLQLPPQQLVHPDHFQKVKDSLEAIRQHRTWQGVAQHRCKKGRLIDVEIFATPLLYKGKEHILYVVRDITQLNRIEAERSAAVHELEQRKILLQNLLADLDVGVMLISADLRVQLVNPKACQLLGASASDLLGQAIVEHSWQALDAEGNTMPPEQFPVMLAIQEQRRIQNRVMGILNLRTQERIWLQVTADPQFAPHGTLEQVIVTFSDISDRKQKEDRLQHQADQQHCLSQLIQAIRDSADLNTIFQTAVQDTSRLLRCDRAVIVKYHADQGHWLPLVEHLGHADLRPTLGVAIPDCDNPIADRLSQGEMAELPSFEAVQPTDSINRGIAEQFAGGWLICPIQLSKQIWGAFSLQRWVNPCGWSDEEKKLVHTIAGQLAVAIEQVGLYNYLQSRNAELSRLATMDGLTQIANRRYFDQYLEQQWQLAQREKTSMTLILGDVDFFKDFNDHYGHQAGDECLIAIANTLTQAARRPTDLVARYGGEEFALILPNTTLLGGVRIAERIQHLVYHLNIPHAASAVGDRVTLSLGLVTLMPQVGQAVAELIRLADEQLYRAKNRGRNIYCCYPEHPASTQGETL, from the coding sequence ATGAACGGCTCTGATCCTTTTCTTGCGCAGATCTTGGAACGGCTTCCCCACCCCGTTTTGGCGGGCGATCGCAAGGGGGTCGTTCTCTTCGCTAATGCAGCCGCAGAATCGTTGGTGGGGCACTTGGCCTGTAGTATGGTGGGCACACCTCTGGATACACTGCTAGGCATTCCCTTTCAGGTGTCTCAAGAGCGCATCCGCAACGTGCTGCAAACTCAGCGGGCTGAGCAATGGAACTGTTATGACCCCACCGATCAACGATGGTGGCAAGCAAACCTGACTCCAGACCCCACGGGGTTTACATTGATTTTAACGGATATTACCGAGCACCAACGCAGCCGCATTTTGCAGCAGGCGCAAGTCAGCGAATTAGAAAAATGGTGGCAGCGCTTTCGCACCCTCACCAACCTCGGACAGCACTTGTTTTGGGAGTGCTCTGGCGATCGCTGCCAGTGGAGCGGCAACAGTGAACGGGTGCTGGGGTATGCCCTAAGTGACCTGCCGCTGACTTTACAGGGGTGGCAACACCTCATTTACCCAGAGGATCGGGCGACCTTTGCCGACGCAATCAGCCTTAGTCAACGGCAGGCGGCCTGTTTTGTGCTCGAGTATCGCATCAAGCACGCTAGGGGGCACTACGTGTGGGTGTGCGATCGCCGTGAATTTAACCCTGACCTAGGGGGGCTAACGGCAGTGGGGTTAATCTCTGATATTAACGAGGCCAAGGAACAGGAACTACGGCTGCGCGAAAGTGAGCAACGCTACCGGAATCTGGTGGATCATCTGCCGGCGATTCTCTATCGCTGCGCGAACGATGAACACTGGACGATGGAGTACCTGAGTCCAACCTTTAGTAAGTTGGCGGGCTACCCTCACACGGAGTTAATTGGCAATCGCATCCGCAGCTACGCCAGTATTACCCACCCCGAGGATGGCGATCGCGTCAACCGGATCATTCATGAGGGCTTAGCGAGCGGCCAGCCCTTTGATGTGGGGTATCGCATTCTCCATGCCGATGGCTCCATTCGTTGGGTGCATGAGTATGGCCAGGGGGTTTACGATGCAGCGGGGCAGGTGATCGCCCTCGAAGGCATTTTAGTGGATGAAACTGAGCGCATTGCCGCTGAGCACGCCCTCCAGCAGAGTGAGTATCGGTGGCGGGCGGTCTTTGAAAATGCCCAAGTTGGTATTGTGCTCACCAGTCCCGCCGAAGGCTACCGCCTCACCTACTGTAACCCCGCCTTCTGTCAATTTGTTGGCTACAGTGCAGCGGAACTGGCTCAACTCACTGCCCATAATTTAACCTTTGCCGAAGACTGGCCGGAAGAAGCAACCCTGATCGAAGAGTGTCAATTGGGGCTGCGCAACACCTACCAAATCATCAAACGCTACCGGCACAAGCGCGGCCACACCCTTTGGGGCAACCTCACCCTCTCCTGTGTCCGGGATCCCCAAGGAGCGCCGCAGATTTTAATTGCCCTCATTGCCGATATTACCACTGAGCGGCAGTTACTCCTTTCCCTTGAGCAGCAGCAGAACCGCTATCAGCAGTTAGTGGATAACTGTCCGGTACTCATTGTTACCCTAACCCGCGAAAAAACCCTGCTCACCACTAATTGGGCAGGCTTAGATGTCTTGGCTACCGCCCAAGTGACCCCCGGAATGCACTATGCTGCCTTACTTCATCCGCAAGAGTCACTGCAGCGCGTGAACGCCTTAATCGAGCGAGTATCGCAAGGGGAAACCCTCAGCGGCGAGGAGCTTCTCTTTCGCGGTAAGGACGAGCAACCTCGCTATATGCTCTCCCATCTATTTCCGCTGATGGATGATGAGGAGCAGCTTATGGGCTGTGTGCTAGTCAGCACCGATATTAGCGATCGCAAACGGGTGCTGGCCGAACTGGATGAACGGGAAGCCCAATACCGCAGTGTCTTTGAGTCAGTGGCAGAGGGGCTGGCTATTTATGATCCCCATGCGGAACACATGATTGAAGTCAATACCGCCCTTTGCAAAATGCACGGCTACAGCCGCGAGGAGATGTTACAACTGCCTCCCCAACAGCTTGTTCATCCCGACCATTTTCAAAAGGTTAAAGACTCTCTCGAGGCCATCCGCCAGCACCGCACTTGGCAGGGGGTCGCTCAACACCGGTGCAAAAAAGGTCGCCTCATTGATGTCGAGATTTTCGCTACCCCACTCCTCTATAAAGGCAAGGAACACATCCTGTACGTAGTTCGGGATATTACGCAACTGAATCGGATCGAGGCGGAGCGATCGGCAGCCGTGCACGAGCTAGAGCAGCGAAAAATACTGCTGCAAAATTTGCTTGCAGATTTAGATGTGGGCGTAATGCTCATCAGTGCAGATCTACGGGTGCAGCTTGTCAACCCTAAAGCATGCCAACTCCTAGGGGCTAGCGCCTCTGACCTGCTTGGGCAAGCTATTGTTGAGCACTCATGGCAGGCTCTCGATGCTGAGGGTAACACGATGCCACCAGAGCAATTTCCAGTGATGCTCGCGATACAGGAGCAACGCCGGATTCAAAATCGGGTGATGGGGATTCTCAATCTGCGCACCCAAGAGCGCATTTGGCTTCAGGTGACAGCAGATCCTCAGTTTGCCCCGCATGGCACCCTTGAGCAAGTAATTGTTACCTTTAGCGACATTAGCGATCGCAAGCAGAAAGAAGACCGACTGCAACACCAAGCCGATCAACAGCACTGCCTCAGCCAGTTGATTCAAGCCATTCGCGACTCTGCCGACCTAAATACGATCTTCCAAACCGCCGTACAGGATACCAGCCGTCTGTTGCGCTGCGATCGGGCAGTCATTGTCAAGTATCACGCCGATCAAGGCCATTGGCTGCCCTTGGTTGAGCATCTTGGGCACGCCGACCTCAGGCCGACCCTAGGAGTAGCCATTCCCGATTGCGACAACCCCATTGCTGATCGACTTTCTCAGGGAGAAATGGCCGAACTGCCCTCCTTTGAAGCGGTTCAGCCCACAGATAGCATCAACCGGGGAATTGCCGAGCAGTTTGCCGGGGGCTGGTTAATCTGCCCTATTCAATTGAGCAAGCAGATTTGGGGGGCATTTTCCCTCCAACGGTGGGTGAATCCGTGCGGCTGGAGTGATGAAGAAAAAAAACTTGTACACACGATCGCTGGGCAATTGGCCGTTGCCATTGAGCAAGTGGGGCTTTACAACTACCTGCAAAGCAGGAATGCTGAGCTATCGCGCCTTGCCACCATGGATGGGCTGACGCAAATTGCCAATCGTCGCTACTTTGACCAGTACCTTGAACAGCAGTGGCAGTTGGCACAGCGAGAAAAAACTAGCATGACGCTGATATTAGGGGATGTGGATTTCTTTAAGGATTTTAATGATCACTATGGCCATCAAGCGGGGGATGAGTGCCTGATCGCGATCGCCAATACCCTGACTCAAGCGGCTCGTCGTCCGACGGATTTGGTTGCTCGCTACGGTGGCGAAGAATTTGCTCTGATTTTACCCAATACCACCCTACTGGGGGGCGTGCGCATTGCCGAGCGGATTCAGCACCTTGTGTATCATCTCAATATTCCCCATGCTGCTTCTGCGGTGGGCGATCGCGTCACCCTGAGTTTAGGGCTTGTAACCCTCATGCCCCAAGTCGGCCAAGCAGTAGCTGAGCTGATCCGGCTAGCGGACGAGCAACTTTACCGAGCCAAAAATAGAGGCCGCAATATCTACTGCTGCTATCCTGAGCACCCTGCTAGCACACAGGGGGAAACGTTATAG
- a CDS encoding permease has product MNLANQFQSGFTLFLSLLVEAFPFLLLGILLSSLLLLFIDEQALIRRLPRSPLLGALVGSCIGFLFPVCECGNVPVARRLLVQGMPASVAIGFLLAAPTINPIVIWATWIAFRDQPEIVVFRVLFSLAIATIVGWVFSCQADLRPFLQPTVTAMMPRPQPETVAVPALLQSGTYLLSSPGQPLALDTLTLAPRVSPQPWPQRLPLLLDNILQEFRELGGILVLGSLIAAAIQVAAPRELILSLGQGPVISIVAMMILGTVISICSTVDAFFALAFAATFTPGALLAFLVLGPMVDLKGIGLLLTIFRPRALIYIFILVAQLTFSLCLFLNLQWS; this is encoded by the coding sequence ATGAACCTTGCCAATCAGTTCCAAAGCGGTTTCACCCTCTTTCTGAGTTTATTAGTAGAGGCATTTCCGTTTCTTTTATTGGGAATTCTCCTCTCCAGTCTGTTACTGCTGTTTATTGATGAACAGGCGCTGATCCGCCGCCTGCCGCGATCGCCGCTGTTAGGGGCATTGGTGGGTAGTTGCATTGGCTTTTTGTTCCCAGTGTGTGAGTGCGGCAATGTGCCGGTCGCTCGCCGGCTGCTTGTTCAAGGAATGCCCGCCTCGGTGGCTATTGGTTTTTTGTTGGCGGCTCCCACCATTAATCCAATTGTGATCTGGGCAACGTGGATTGCCTTTCGCGATCAACCGGAAATTGTTGTTTTTCGAGTGCTCTTTTCGCTGGCGATCGCCACCATCGTTGGCTGGGTCTTTAGCTGCCAAGCCGATCTACGCCCTTTTTTGCAACCCACCGTCACAGCGATGATGCCGCGCCCCCAACCCGAAACCGTTGCAGTTCCGGCACTGCTGCAATCCGGCACCTACCTGCTAAGTTCCCCGGGTCAACCCCTTGCCCTTGACACCCTCACCCTAGCCCCTAGGGTCTCCCCCCAACCGTGGCCACAACGGCTACCGCTCCTGCTGGATAACATTCTCCAAGAGTTTCGGGAGCTAGGGGGGATTTTAGTCCTTGGTAGCCTCATTGCCGCTGCCATTCAAGTGGCCGCCCCCCGCGAACTGATCCTCAGCCTAGGCCAAGGCCCCGTCATTTCCATTGTGGCCATGATGATTCTGGGCACCGTTATTTCCATTTGCTCAACGGTGGATGCCTTTTTCGCCCTTGCCTTTGCAGCGACCTTCACCCCCGGTGCCCTGTTAGCTTTTTTAGTCCTTGGGCCAATGGTGGATCTCAAAGGCATTGGCCTGCTGCTGACCATTTTCCGTCCGCGGGCGCTGATCTATATCTTTATACTGGTGGCACAACTCACCTTCTCTCTTTGTCTATTTCTGAATTTGCAGTGGAGTTAG
- a CDS encoding competence/damage-inducible protein A has protein sequence MNAEIICVGTELLLGEILNSNAQFLAQQLASLGIPHYYQTVVGDNPTRIKKVVAIACDRARLLIFTGGLGPTPDDLTTETLADFFQAPLAERPEIIADLEQKYAHRGGFSPSNRKQALLPVGADILPNPIGSAPGMIWQPRTGLIIMTFPGVPAEMKQMWHDTAVPFLRSQGWGKEIIYSRVLRFWGIPESVLAEKVAAQIARPHPTVAPYAGNGEVRLRITVRASNEAEAQQLIRPVEAEIRQIVGLDCYGADDDSLAGCVATLLQQRQHTVAVAESCTGGGLGELLTRIPGSSDYFRGGVIAYANAIKVEVLGVNSEDLEREGAVSATVAAQMAVGVKTRLGSDWGISITGIAGPGGATLTKPVGLVYIGVALPEGEVITREFRLSAQRGREWVRHLSAMNALDVLRRQLLSQV, from the coding sequence ATGAATGCAGAAATTATTTGCGTGGGCACGGAACTGCTTTTGGGTGAAATCCTCAACAGCAATGCCCAATTTTTAGCGCAGCAGTTAGCGAGCTTAGGTATCCCCCACTACTATCAAACCGTCGTCGGTGATAATCCAACCCGCATTAAAAAGGTGGTGGCCATTGCCTGCGATCGCGCCCGCCTGTTAATTTTTACGGGTGGACTGGGCCCCACCCCCGACGACTTGACCACCGAAACCCTCGCTGACTTTTTCCAAGCCCCCCTCGCAGAACGCCCCGAGATCATTGCTGACTTAGAGCAGAAGTATGCCCATCGCGGTGGCTTTAGCCCCAGTAACCGCAAACAAGCCTTACTGCCGGTGGGTGCTGATATTTTACCGAACCCCATTGGCAGTGCACCAGGGATGATTTGGCAGCCGCGTACTGGCCTAATCATCATGACCTTTCCGGGGGTGCCCGCAGAAATGAAGCAGATGTGGCATGACACGGCTGTTCCTTTTCTGCGCTCGCAAGGATGGGGGAAAGAAATTATTTACAGCCGAGTGTTGCGCTTTTGGGGGATCCCAGAATCGGTCTTAGCAGAAAAAGTGGCTGCCCAAATCGCTCGTCCCCACCCGACCGTTGCTCCCTACGCTGGTAATGGCGAAGTCCGACTGCGTATTACCGTGCGCGCCAGTAATGAAGCGGAAGCCCAGCAACTGATTCGTCCCGTTGAAGCAGAGATTCGCCAAATTGTCGGGCTAGACTGCTACGGCGCTGATGACGATAGCCTTGCTGGCTGTGTGGCAACGCTGTTGCAGCAGCGGCAACACACCGTGGCGGTGGCGGAGTCCTGTACCGGGGGAGGGCTGGGGGAACTGCTAACCCGTATTCCCGGCAGCTCTGACTACTTTCGGGGCGGGGTGATTGCCTACGCCAATGCCATCAAAGTTGAGGTATTGGGAGTAAATTCTGAGGATTTAGAACGCGAAGGTGCTGTGAGTGCGACGGTGGCAGCGCAAATGGCGGTGGGGGTTAAAACCCGCCTTGGCAGTGACTGGGGAATCAGCATCACCGGTATTGCTGGGCCTGGGGGGGCAACCCTTACTAAACCAGTGGGGTTAGTGTATATTGGCGTGGCGTTGCCAGAGGGTGAGGTGATCACCCGTGAATTTCGCCTGAGTGCTCAGCGCGGACGAGAGTGGGTACGGCATTTGAGTGCTATGAATGCCCTCGATGTGCTGCGGCGACAGTTGCTAAGCCAAGTATGA
- a CDS encoding glycosyltransferase family 9 protein: protein MKNVVALVPGGIGDQILFFPTLDDLKAHIPEVQIDVVVEPRAVAAYQLSASVARVIPFDFKNRNALADWANLIGTLRDAEYEAILSLGRSKAVRLLLWLTGIPKRVGFARLNPLGLLTDAVPVNLDQYSAAVYHDLLKAFGITTPCPLPKAMLKPDDQAWAIAERQRLGVAESYRLLHGGSSQMALAKGINKIYPPAAWVEVLQALQQQQPDLPFIVACGPEDQAWVTALSQALPQVRVTRPPDLGKLAALMAQAQQILCTDSGPMHIGVAVGTPLVALFGPTDPAKLLPADPRFRAIKSPTGNMADIPVSAVIQAACHG, encoded by the coding sequence ATGAAAAATGTCGTGGCCTTGGTGCCCGGTGGAATTGGCGATCAAATTTTATTTTTCCCCACCCTCGACGATCTCAAAGCGCACATTCCAGAGGTGCAAATTGATGTGGTCGTTGAGCCACGGGCGGTGGCAGCTTATCAACTTAGCGCATCCGTAGCGCGGGTCATTCCCTTTGATTTCAAAAATCGCAATGCCCTAGCAGATTGGGCCAACCTCATCGGCACTCTGCGAGATGCCGAATACGAGGCTATTCTTTCCTTGGGTCGCAGTAAAGCGGTACGCCTGCTCCTGTGGCTCACTGGCATTCCCAAACGGGTGGGGTTTGCAAGGCTCAATCCCTTGGGGTTACTCACCGATGCCGTGCCCGTTAACTTAGACCAGTACAGTGCAGCCGTGTACCATGACCTGCTCAAGGCGTTTGGCATTACAACCCCTTGCCCCTTGCCCAAGGCAATGCTCAAGCCGGACGATCAAGCGTGGGCGATCGCTGAGCGGCAACGGTTAGGGGTCGCTGAGAGCTATCGTCTCCTCCATGGTGGCTCCAGTCAGATGGCACTGGCAAAAGGCATCAACAAAATTTATCCGCCAGCCGCATGGGTGGAGGTGTTGCAAGCTCTCCAGCAGCAGCAGCCCGACCTGCCCTTTATTGTGGCCTGTGGGCCAGAGGATCAGGCATGGGTCACAGCCCTCAGCCAAGCCCTACCGCAGGTGCGCGTCACCCGCCCTCCTGATTTGGGTAAACTTGCCGCCCTCATGGCTCAGGCACAGCAGATTCTGTGCACCGATAGTGGCCCTATGCACATTGGGGTGGCAGTGGGCACCCCCTTGGTAGCGCTCTTTGGCCCCACGGATCCAGCAAAACTGCTCCCTGCGGATCCTCGCTTTCGCGCGATCAAGTCCCCCACAGGCAATATGGCAGATATTCCCGTCAGCGCAGTCATTCAGGCCGCTTGCCATGGCTAG
- the glyA gene encoding serine hydroxymethyltransferase: MTQLDWLAQTDPLVAAMVQREVQRQQHHLELIASENFTSPAVMAAQGTVLTNKYAEGLPGKRYYGGCEFIDEVEQLAIDRAKELFGAAHANVQPHSGAQANFAVFLALLNPGDTILGMDLSHGGHLTHGSPVNVSGKWFNVVHYGVSPDTERLDMDQVRDLARQHRPKLIICGYSAYPRVIPFEAFREIADEVGAYLLADMAHIAGLVATGHHPNPVPVCDVVTTTTHKTLRGPRGGLILTRDAELGKKLDKAVFPGTQGGPLEHVIAAKAVAFGEALKPEFTAYSGQVIRNAQALAAGLQAQRLRLVSGGTDNHLLLIDLRSVGLTGKEADRLMGEINITTNKNTIPYDPASPFVTSGLRLGTPALTTRGMKEAEFATIAEIIGDRLHAPADETVKLRCRQRVAELCEKFPLYPHLQLPQPVLA; encoded by the coding sequence ATGACACAACTAGACTGGCTTGCCCAAACCGACCCCCTTGTGGCTGCAATGGTACAGCGAGAAGTACAACGACAGCAGCACCATCTAGAACTGATTGCCAGTGAAAACTTCACCTCCCCGGCGGTAATGGCCGCCCAAGGCACCGTTTTGACCAACAAGTATGCGGAAGGGTTACCGGGCAAGCGGTACTACGGTGGCTGTGAATTTATTGACGAAGTTGAGCAACTCGCCATTGATCGGGCAAAGGAGTTATTTGGTGCTGCCCATGCCAATGTCCAACCCCATTCTGGTGCCCAAGCAAATTTTGCCGTTTTCTTGGCACTCTTGAATCCGGGGGATACGATCCTCGGAATGGATCTGTCCCATGGCGGGCACCTGACCCACGGCTCGCCTGTCAATGTCTCTGGCAAGTGGTTCAATGTGGTTCACTACGGCGTCAGTCCCGATACAGAACGCCTAGATATGGATCAAGTGCGGGACTTGGCACGGCAGCATCGCCCTAAGCTCATTATTTGCGGATACTCCGCCTACCCACGGGTGATTCCCTTTGAGGCATTTCGCGAGATTGCTGATGAAGTGGGTGCCTATCTCCTAGCGGATATGGCGCATATTGCTGGCCTAGTTGCTACAGGGCACCACCCCAACCCTGTGCCAGTGTGCGATGTGGTGACCACCACCACCCATAAAACCCTGCGCGGCCCGCGGGGCGGCCTCATCCTGACTCGCGACGCTGAACTGGGCAAAAAACTGGATAAGGCCGTTTTTCCGGGTACCCAAGGCGGCCCCCTCGAGCATGTCATTGCCGCCAAAGCTGTAGCTTTTGGGGAGGCTCTCAAGCCTGAATTCACTGCCTACTCTGGCCAAGTGATTCGCAATGCCCAGGCCTTGGCAGCGGGTCTGCAAGCCCAGCGGCTGCGCCTCGTGTCTGGCGGCACCGATAATCACCTGCTGCTGATTGACCTGCGTTCAGTGGGCTTAACGGGGAAAGAGGCCGATCGCCTCATGGGAGAGATCAACATCACGACGAATAAAAATACCATTCCCTACGATCCTGCCTCTCCCTTTGTGACCAGTGGCCTGCGTCTGGGAACGCCAGCATTGACCACCCGTGGCATGAAGGAAGCTGAGTTTGCCACCATTGCAGAGATCATTGGCGATCGCCTCCATGCCCCAGCAGATGAAACCGTAAAACTCCGCTGTCGCCAACGGGTGGCCGAGCTGTGCGAGAAATTTCCGTTGTATCCCCACTTGCAATTGCCACAGCCAGTGCTAGCCTGA
- a CDS encoding LptF/LptG permease family protein: MPHKASPKADSTKFPLVLLALVVLGYILVGWHLSAYPWMWSAYACILAAILTVVVVWGTSNFFRSMQMGPRSVVTMLILSTIVTLFVNAFAIFSLIAILMSSETLVRIEMRAAGYRNWQIMIVIMQMAILGVFIGWTIGRYLLPQAIT, translated from the coding sequence ATGCCCCATAAGGCGTCCCCCAAAGCGGACTCTACCAAATTTCCCCTAGTGCTGCTGGCATTGGTGGTTTTGGGTTACATTCTTGTGGGTTGGCATTTATCTGCTTACCCGTGGATGTGGTCAGCCTACGCCTGCATCTTGGCAGCCATCCTCACCGTTGTGGTGGTATGGGGCACCTCCAACTTTTTTCGCTCCATGCAAATGGGGCCACGCAGTGTTGTGACCATGCTGATTCTCAGCACCATTGTCACGCTTTTCGTTAATGCCTTTGCCATCTTTAGCTTGATTGCTATCCTCATGAGTTCTGAAACCCTCGTGCGTATCGAAATGCGTGCCGCAGGCTACCGCAACTGGCAAATTATGATTGTGATCATGCAGATGGCAATTTTAGGGGTGTTTATTGGCTGGACGATCGGACGCTATCTGCTGCCGCAGGCGATCACATAG
- a CDS encoding D-glycero-alpha-D-manno-heptose-1,7-bisphosphate 7-phosphatase, with the protein MARGAVFLDRDGVLNQEIGYIHRLEDLQLLPGVAEAVRRLNEQGWFCCLASNQSGPARNYYGIDHVHALHERLQKLLWDTAGAVLDAIYFCPDLSRPEGGVVSDYAGWTTWRKPNTGMLVAAAWDHDLDLTRSVMVGDKATDIDLARNAGCYGILVQTGFGQQVLAGRYQHPSQPDYIATDLQAAVEWIQTHLPPPSHAP; encoded by the coding sequence ATGGCTAGAGGTGCTGTTTTCTTAGATCGGGATGGGGTGCTCAATCAGGAAATCGGGTATATCCACCGCCTTGAGGATCTACAGTTACTACCCGGTGTCGCTGAAGCGGTGCGGCGCTTAAATGAACAGGGCTGGTTTTGCTGTTTGGCCTCCAATCAGTCAGGGCCTGCCCGTAACTACTACGGCATTGACCATGTCCATGCCCTCCACGAGCGCCTGCAAAAACTGCTATGGGACACCGCTGGTGCCGTTCTGGATGCTATTTATTTCTGTCCAGATCTGAGCCGTCCCGAAGGGGGGGTGGTCAGCGACTATGCCGGATGGACCACATGGCGCAAACCCAATACGGGGATGCTGGTGGCGGCAGCTTGGGATCACGATCTTGACCTAACCCGCAGTGTCATGGTGGGGGATAAGGCCACCGATATTGATCTGGCGCGTAATGCGGGCTGCTATGGCATTCTGGTGCAAACGGGCTTTGGCCAGCAGGTGCTTGCAGGGCGCTACCAGCACCCCAGCCAACCGGACTATATTGCTACTGACTTACAGGCTGCCGTAGAGTGGATTCAAACCCACTTGCCCCCACCTAGCCATGCCCCATAA